From one Trifolium pratense cultivar HEN17-A07 linkage group LG1, ARS_RC_1.1, whole genome shotgun sequence genomic stretch:
- the LOC123904610 gene encoding plastidial pyruvate kinase 2, translated as MSQAAATRSIQTSLLRPTSGSTQERSQTLLKPSTFSCKAFPSQGNNIPNVCLRNSPINARKSASAEVVPVSPEDDSKIEEELLKLRGLQQFGDASGGIWSKPTVRRKTKIVCTIGPSTNTKEMIWKLAEAGMNVARLNMSHGDHASHKKVIELVKEYNAQSKDNVISIMLDTKGPEVRSGDLPQPILLKTGQEFTFTIKSGVGTADCVSVNYDDFVNDVEEGDMLLVDGGMMSFLVKSKTADTVKCEVIDGGELASRRHLNVRGKSATLPSITEKDWDDIKFGVDNEVDFYAVSFVKDAQVVHELKNYLKSRGADIHVIVKIESADSIPNLHSIITASDGAMVARGDLGAELPIEEVPLLQEEIIRICRSMGKAVIVATNMLESMIVHPTPTRAEVSDIAIAVREGSDGIMLSGETAHGKFPIKAAKVMHTVALRTEAALPSGQMPPPNIGQVFKNHMSEMFAYHATMMSNTLGTSTVVFTRSGFMAILLSHYRPSGTIFAFTDQKRVQQRLALYQGVCPIYMEFSDDSEETFTKALDLLQKNGMVKEGEEVALVQSGRQPIWRFHSTHNIQVRTVTATN; from the exons ATGTCTCAGGCTGCGGCTACTCGATCCATTCAAACCTCTCTTTTACGACCCACTTCAGGATCTACACAAGAAAGGTCTCAAACCTTGTTAAAGCCTTCAACTTTTTCCTGCAAAGCTTTTCCATCACAGGGTAACAATATCCCCAACGTTTGCCTCAGAAACTCTCCAATCAATGCAAGAAAATCTGCATCTGCTGAAGTTGTTCCTGTTTCACCTGAAGATGATTCAAAG ATTGAGGAGGAGTTGTTGAAGTTACGTGGTTTACAGCAATTTGGTGATGCTTCTGGTGGAATTTGGTCAAAGCCAACTGTTAGAAGGAAGACAAAGATTGTTTGTACTATTGGTCCTTCTACTAATACAAAGGAAATGATTTGGAAGTTGGCTGAAGCTGGAATGAATGTTGCTCGGTTGAATATGTCTCATGGAGATCATGCTTCTCATAAGAAAGTTATTGAGTTGGTTAAAGAATATAATGCACAATCTAAGGACAATGTAATTTCAATTATGCTTGATACCAAG gGTCCTGAGGTTAGGAGTGGGGATTTGCCACAGCCAATTTTGTTAAAAACTGGGCAGGAATTCACTTTTACTATCAAAAGTGGTGTTGGAACTGCAGATTGTGTTAGTGTGAACTATGATGATTTTGTCAATGATGTTGAAGAAGGGGATATGCTTCTTGTTGATG GTGGTATGATGTCTTTCTTGGTTAAGTCCAAAACTGCGGATACTGTGAAATGTGAAGTTATTGATGGAGGAGAGCTTGCATCAAGGAGACATTTGAATGTTAGAGGAAAGAGTGCAACATTGCCTTCGATCACTG AGAAGGATTGGGATGACATCAAATTTGGAGTGGATAATGAAGTTGATTTTTATGCCGTTTCTTTCGTTAAGGATGCACAAGTAGTTCACGAACTGAAGAATTATTTGAAAA GCCGTGGTGCTGATATTCATGTAATTGTAAAAATTGAAAGTGCAGACTCTATACCGAACTTGCATTCAATTATTACCGCATCTGATGGG GCTATGGTTGCAAGAGGAGATCTTGGTGCAGAACTCCCTATTGAGGAGGTTCCTCTTTTGCAG GAAGAGATAATTAGGATATGCCGTAGCATGGGAAAGGCTGTTATTGTGGCAACAAACATGCTGGAAAGCATGATTGTTCACCCGACACCAACCAGAGCCGAGGTATCTGATATTGCAATTGCTGTTCGAGAAGGTTCAGATGGAATAATGCTTTCTGGAGAAACTGCTCATGGAAA GTTTCCAATAAAAGCTGCGAAAGTAATGCACACGGTAGCATTACGGACAGAAGCCGCTTTACCAAGTGGGCAGATGCCGCCACCTAATATTGGCCAAGTATTCAAG AACCACATGAGCGAGATGTTTGCATACCACGCAACCATGATGTCTAATACCCTTGGAACATCAACTGTTGTCTTCACTAGATCAGGCTTCATGGCTATTCTATTGAGCCATTATCGACCCTCAGGCACCATATTTGCATTTACTGATCA GAAAAGGGTACAACAAAGGTTGGCTTTGTATCAAGGAGTCTGTCCTATTTACATGGAATTCTCTGATGACTCGGAAGAGACATTCACAAAAGCCTTGGATTTGTTGCAG AAGAATGGAATGGTtaaagaaggagaagaagtagCCCTTGTACAAAGTGGAAGACAACCTATATGGAGGTTCCACTCCACTCACAATATCCAAGTCCGAACAGTAACTGCCACGAATTAA
- the LOC123904693 gene encoding hevamine-A-like has translation MAKNSHTLLFFLLFLTLVGTSHAGGIAIYWGQSSDEGTLFEACATRRYTHINIAFLYRFGNGRTPELNLAGHCNPSTSSCTRIGKHIKYCQSRGITMLLSIGGGIGSYSLASIEDAKDVSTYLWNNFLSGESSSRPFGDAVLDGIDFDIELGSTRYWQYLAQFLKEYNGVYLSAAPQCPIPDRFLGRAIETGLFDFVWIQFYNNPQCDYTNHNKNNLVSSWKEWKTIVPTGEIFLGLPAAKGAAGSGFIPADVLASEILPIIENTYKYGGIMLWSRYYDERTDYSASIMATV, from the coding sequence ATGGCAAAAAATTCTCACactttgttattttttcttctcttcctcACTCTTGTAGGAACCTCCCATGCTGGTGGTATAGCCATCTACTGGGGCCAAAGCAGCGACGAGGGCACACTATTCGAAGCATGTGCCACTAGGAGATACACCCACATAAACATTGCATTTCTCTACAGGTTCGGCAATGGCCGAACCCCTGAATTGAACCTAGCAGGTCATTGCAACCCATCAACCAGTTCATGCACCAGAATAGGTAAACACATCAAGTATTGCCAAAGTAGAGGTATCACAATGTTGCTTTCTATCGGTGGTGGAATCGGAAGCTACTCTTTAGCTTCAATTGAGGATGCTAAAGACGTCTCAACATATttatggaacaatttcttgaGTGGTGAGTCATCTTCAAGACCATTTGGTGATGCTGTGTTAGATGGTATAGATTTTGATATCGAACTTGGCTCCACACGATATTGGCAATACCTTGCGCAATTTCTCAAGGAATATAATGGTGTTTATCTAAGTGCTGCTCCTCAATGTCCAATTCCTGATAGATTCTTGGGTAGAGCCATCGAAACAGGACTTTTTGACTTTGTTTGGATTCAGTTCTATAATAATCCACAATGTGATTATACTAATCATAACAAAAATAACCTTGTGAGTTCATGGAAAGAATGGAAAACTATTGTTCCAACTGGGGAGATATTTTTGGGGTTACCAGCCGCTAAGGGCGCAGCTGGAAGCGGTTTTATCCCGGCTGATGTGTTGGCGTCTGAAATCCTACCTATCATTGAAAATACATATAAGTATGGAGGGATTATGCTTTGGTCAAGATACTATGATGAGAGAACTGATTATAGCGCTTCCATTATGGCTACTGTGTGA
- the LOC123904769 gene encoding acidic endochitinase-like has product MAKNSNTFLSLIPLLFLTFVATSHAGGIAIYWGQNGNEGTLAEACATGKYTHVIIAFLNKFGNGQTPEMNLAGHCNPSIPNSCTKFSSEIKDCQSKKIKVLVSIGGGIGSYSLSSIEDARNVSTFLWNTFLGGKSSSRPLGDAVLDGIDFDIELGSTQNWQHLAHFLKGYSRYGKKVYLGAAPQCPIPDKFLGTALQTGLFDFVWVQFYNNPPCQYNGNITNLVNSWNTWTRTVPTMKIFLGLPASTAAAGSGFIPADVLTSKILPVIKKTRKYGGVMLWSRFHDLQSGYSTSIIGSV; this is encoded by the coding sequence ATGGCAAAAAACTCAAACACTTTCTTGTCTCTTATCCCTCTTTTGTTCCTAACTTTTGTTGCAACTTCCCATGCTGGTGGCATAGCAATCTATTGGGGCCAAAACGGCAACGAGGGTACCTTAGCCGAAGCATGTGCAACCGGAAAATACACCCACGTTATCATAGCATTTCTTAACAAATTTGGTAACGGTCAAACCCCTGAAATGAATCTTGCAGGTCACTGCAACCCGTCAATTCCAAATTCATGCACAAAATTCAGCTCAGAAATCAAAGATTGCCAaagtaaaaaaatcaaagttttaGTTTCAATAGGTGGTGGAATTGGAAGCTACTCTTTATCTTCAATTGAAGATGCAAgaaatgtttcaacatttttatGGAACACTTTCTTGGGTGGCAAGTCATCTTCAAGACCATTAGGTGATGCTGTTTTAGatggaattgattttgatattgaACTTGGTTCCACACAAAATTGGCAACACCTTGCACATTTTCTTAAAGGGTATAGTAGATATGGAAAAAAGGTGTATCTTGGTGCTGCTCCTCAGTGTCCAATTCCTGATAAATTTTTGGGCACTGCCCTTCAAACAGGACTTTTTGACTTTGTTTGGGTTCAATTTTACAATAATCCTCCTTGTCAATATAACGGAAACATAACTAATCTCGTGAATTCGTGGAATACATGGACAAGAACCGTTCCAACCATGAAGATATTTTTGGGGTTGCCGGCATCCACGGCGGCTGCCGGAAGTGGTTTTATTCCTGCAGATGTGTTGACTTCTAAAATTTTACCTGTGATTAAGAAAACAAGAAAGTATGGAGGAGTGATGCTTTGGTCAAGATTTCATGATTTGCAGAGTGGATATAGCACTTCTATTATTGGAAGCGTGTGA
- the LOC123913089 gene encoding uncharacterized protein LOC123913089 translates to MNCGKEFLYHNERDVYETLVIKLSRDPMESMKLLALWLWLKDVGYGNVVNKIHSSSYSIINEFADEGVTCLNCINTSMIHSSIEFNEDDIPRMCYLIDKEFSLKMLYENRAFAKEGVNMMLKNVCMVALGDIMEQVNMKIIGDENVNQISTQV, encoded by the coding sequence atgaattgTGGAAAAGAGTTCCTTTACCACAATGAAAGAGATGTATATGAAACTTTGGTGATCAAACTTTCAAGAGACCCAATGGAATCAATGAAACTTCTTGCTTTGTGGCTATGGTTGAAAGATGTTGGATATGGTAACGTGGTCAACAAAATACATTCATCATCATATTCAATTATCAATGAATTTGCAGATGAAGGTGTTACTTGCCTTAATTGTATCAACACAAGTATGATACATTCATCAATTGAATTTAATGAAGATGATATTCCTCGAATGTGTTACCTTATAGATAAAGAATTCTCTCTCAAGATGTTATATGAAAATAGGGCTTTTGCTAAAGAAGGGGTGAATATGATGTTAAAGAATGTGTGCATGGTGGCATTAGGAGATATCATGGAACAAGTTAATATGAAGATTATTGGCGATGAGAATGTCAATCAAATTTCTACTcaagtttga
- the LOC123904914 gene encoding acidic endochitinase-like produces the protein MASFKQLSILLFPLFLISLFKSSSAAGIAVYWGQNGGEGSLADACNTNNYQFVNIAFLSSFGNGQTPTLNLAGHCDAASNGCTKFSSEIQACQAKGIKVLLSLGGGAGSYSLSSSDDATQVANYLWNNFLGGSSTSRPLGDAVLDGIDFDIEAGGEHFDELAKALNGFSSQRKVYLSAAPQCPYPDAHLDSAISTGLFDYVWVQFYNNPQCQYSSGNTANLVNAWNQWTASQAKQVFLGVPANDAAAPSGGFIPSDVLISQVLPAIKGSAKYGGVMIWNRFFDGQSEYSNAIKVSV, from the coding sequence ATGGCATCCTTCAAACAACTTTCAATCCTATTATTCCCTTTGTTCCTCATTTCCCTATTCAAATCCTCATCTGCTGCAGGAATTGCAGTCTATTGGGGCCAAAATGGTGGTGAAGGTTCCTTAGCAGATGCTTGTAACACAAACAACTACCAATTTGTAAACATAGCTTTTCTTTCCTCTTTTGGCAATGGCCAAACTCCAACACTAAACCTTGCAGGACATTGTGATGCAGCCTCAAACGGTTGCACAAAGTTTAGTTCTGAAATCCAAGCTTGTCAAGCCAAAGGTATCAAAGTGTTGCTCTCTCTCGGAGGCGGCGCCGGAAGCTACTCTTTATCCTCATCTGATGATGCTACACAAGTAGCAAATTACCtatggaacaatttcttgggtGGCTCGTCAACTTCAAGACCATTAGGTGATGCTGTTTTGGatggaattgattttgatattgaAGCTGGTGGTGAACATTTTGATGAACTTGCAAAAGCACTTAATGGTTTTAGTTCACAAAGGAAAGTTTATTTATCTGCAGCACCACAATGTCCTTACCCTGATGCTCATTTGGATTCAGCTATTAGTACTGGTTTATTTGACTATGTTTGGGTTCAGTTTTATAATAATCCTCAATGTCAATACTCAAGTGGTAACACTGCTAATCTTGTTAATGCTTGGAATCAATGGACTGCAAGTCAAGCTAAACAAGTGTTTTTAGGTGTTCCTGCTAATGATGCTGCTGCTCCAAGTGGTGGTTTTATTCCTTCTGATGTTTTGATTTCTCAAGTTCTTCCTGCTATTAAGGGTTCTGCTAAATATGGTGGAGTCATGATTTGGAATAGATTCTTTGATGGACAAAGTGAATATAGTAATGCTATTAAGGTCAgtgtttaa
- the LOC123905046 gene encoding acidic endochitinase-like: MVSFKQVSILLFPLFLISLFKSSHAGGIAVYWGQDGGEGSLADTCNTNNYQFVNIAFLSIFGNSQNPQLNLAGHCNPAIINSCTKFSSEIKTCQSKGIKVLLSLGGVAGSYSLSSTAEATDLANYLWNNFLGGTASSSRPLGDAVLDGIDFDIEAGGGEHYDELAKALNGFNSQKKVYLSAAPQCPYPDAHLDSAIKTGLFDYVWVQFYNNPQCQYSNGNTANLVNAWNQWTSSQANQVFLGVPANEKATTTPNSGFIPSDVLKSKVLPAIRSSDKYGGVMIWNRFFDGQSEYSNAIKVSV; the protein is encoded by the coding sequence atggtATCCTTCAAACAAGTTTCAATCCTATTGTTCCCTTTGTTCCTCATTTCCCTATTCAAATCCTCTCATGCTGGAGGAATTGCAGTCTATTGGGGCCAAGATGGTGGTGAAGGTTCCTTAGCAGATACTTGCAACACAAACAACTACCAATTTGTAAACATAgcttttctttccatttttggCAATAGCCAAAATCCACAACTAAACCTTGCTGGCCATTGTAATCCAGCCATAATAAACAGTTGCACAAAGTTTAGTAGCGAAATCAAAACTTGTCAAAGCAAAGGAATCAAAGTGTTACTCTCTCTCGGAGGTGTTGCCGGAAGCTACTCTCTTAGCTCGACCGCTGAAGCCACCGACTTAGCAAATTACCtatggaacaatttcttgggtGGCACGGCATCATCTTCAAGACCATTAGGTGATGCTGTTTTGGATGGAATTGACTTTGATATTGAAGCTGGTGGTGGTGAACATTATGATGAACTTGCAAAAGCACTTAATGGTTTTAATTCACAAAAGAAAGTATATTTATCTGCAGCACCACAATGTCCTTACCCTGATGCTCATTTGGATTCAGCTATTAAAACTGgtttatttgattatgtttggGTTCAGTTTTATAATAATCCTCAATGTCAATACTCAAATGGAAACACTGCTAATCTTGTTAATGCTTGGAATCAATGGACATCAAGTCAAGCTAATCAAGTGTTTTTAGGTGTACCTGCTAATGAAAAGGCTACAACTACTCCAAATAGTGGTTTTATTCCTTCTGATGTTTTGAAATCGAAAGTTCTTCCTGCTATTAGGAGTTCTGATAAATATGGCGGAGTCATGATTTGGAATAGATTCTTTGATGGACAAAGTGAATATAGTAATGCTATTAAGGTCAGTGTTTAA